From the genome of Ignavibacteria bacterium:
ATTTCACTTTCAGCCTCAAAGCCCTTGTAACCCGGTATTATTTTGTGCAGCACTTCAGTCCTGTACGCCCTGAAGCCGCTCTGACTGTCAAGAATTTTAACACCCGTCTTTTTGCTTAAGAAAAATGACGTTAAGAGGTTGCTTAAAATCCTGTGCTTCGGCATTGTTGAAAGGTCGCCTAAGCGGTTGCCTATAACAATGTCATAAGATTCTGTTTGGGAGAGAAAATCAGGTATGCACCCCGGGTCGTGCTGCAGATCGGCATCCAGAGTAACTGTAACCCGGCTTCCCAATTCTATGCTCTTAAAAAATCCCATATTAACCGCATAGCCCTTGCCCGAGTTGACCTTGTTCCTTATCAGGAGAACCCTTTCACTTTCCTCAACCATGTCCGCCGTACCGTCTGTAGAGCCGTCATCAACAAGAATGATTTTATCTACATACGGCAGCGTCCGCTCAATAATTTCACGGATAGTATTTCTTTCATTATAAAAAGGTATAACGGCACACGTCATTTTCTAAGCCGGCTTAATGTTTAAGAGACTTGCGGGCGCCTTTCGACTTCTGCCCTTTTAATGCAAAGGAAAGCTTTTCCCTCAGGGCTTCTTTTGAAAGTCCGCGCTTTAATTTCCCGTCCTCGGCAAGAGAGATGCTGCCGGTTTCTTCGGATACAATTATGCTTAAAACGTCAGCCTGCTCCGTAATCCCCAGGCCTGCCCTGTGCCTCATACCCAGCGATTGCCCGTCAATGCTCGTTACGCTTGAAAGAGGAAGTGTGCACCTCGCGGCTTCAATAATGTCGTTCTTTATGATTATTGCGCCGTCATGCAGTGGTGACCTCGGATAGAAAATCGATTTAATCAGGTTCTTATTTACCTTTGCATTCAGTATTTCACCCGACTCAACGAAAGTCTTAATGCCTGTAGATTTAATTACAACTATAAGCGCCCCGTGCTGGAGCTGCGAAAGCTCAAAGACGGCATCGGTCAGCATGTGTGCTATCGTCTTTTCATCGCTCCTGATAAATACCTTTATAAAAGGGTTACGCCCTATTAACAGCAGCAGCCGCCTGATCTCGGGCTGGAAAAGGATTATAAAAGCAATGACCCACGTGTCCGAAACCAGCTTCAGCAGGTATCCCAATGCCTTAAGGTTTGCCGCCTGCGCGGTAATTGAAAGCAAGAGCACAATTATAAGTCCGATGAAAATCTGTGCTGCAATTGTCCCCTTAATTATGTTATAAACCTTATAGATAATAAAGGATACAATAAGTATATCCACCGCGTCCAGCAGCGTTACCGGCACAAACCCTATTTTAAAGAGATCAAACATTAAGTTTTATGTCTTCCGGATTCGACAAGCACTTTAAGATTTTCTTTGCCTGGACGGCATTTTTTACGTTGTGCGTCCTTATTATCCTGGCCCCGTTTCTAATTGACAGAGCCTCAGTAATTACACTTGCCGTATCGCGCTCCAAAGGCTCAAGGCCGCCCATCGTCTTGCCCAGGAAGGCCTTTCTTGAAACACCAATAAGAATTGGAAGCCCCATCCCCTTAAACTCATCCAGCCTCCTCAGGAGCTCGTAATTATCCTCAACCCTTTTGCCGAAACCGATTCCGGGATCGATAATAATATTCTTAACGCCGGCTTTCCTTGCAAATGTAACCCTCGAGGAGATGAAATCATAAACCTCGCTTGTCACGTCCTCATAAAATGGCTTTAACTGCATATCCCGGGGCAGGCCCTTTATATGCATCACAACAAGAGATGCATCAAACTCCTTTACGGCGTGTGCAATCTCAGGCTCAAAGGTAAGTCCGCTTATGTCGTTAATAATTTTAGCCCCGCGTTTTAAGGCTTCACGGGCGACATTCATTTTTGTGGTATCAACGGATATAACAGTCCCTGGGGCAAAATCCAGTATCTTTTCAATTACGGGTATTACCCTTCTTAACTCCTCTTCCCCGCTTACGCTTTCAGAGCCCGGGCGTGTGGATTCACCGCCTATATCAATTATGTCCACGCCGTCCGTGATCATCTCTTTAGCATGCTTAATTGCGTTTTCAGGTTCAAAGTAGCGCCCGCCGTCTGAAAATGAATCGGGAGTAACGTTTAATATACCCATAACCAGGCTTTCACTGGCCGGAATTGTTTTGTCACAAATCTTATAATCCGAGTGATCGTAAGCCAGGTAGTTCTTTATAAGCGAGGTGATCTTATGCCCCAGGTCCTCATTGCCGAAGGATATCGTGTCTCTTGCAATTTCCCTGAAGGTTCCGATTGAGCCCGTAAGGAGGAGGTCACCGGAATCCCCCTTATCAGAAAGTTTTTTGTAGCATATTTCATTTCTTTCAAACGTCATCTTCTGGATCCTCTCCAGAAGAGAAGCATTTACGCCTCTAAGTTCCAGCCCCAGCTGTCCCTGCTCATAAAGATCCCTGTAGATATTATATTTCGAGCTGTAGCGCCTGAATATGTCGGGAAATGAAATATTTATAAGTTGAGTATTCATTCTTTTACACTTTCTCCAGAAGATTATATTAAAAAAGAAGTGACCTTTAAGTCACTTCTTTTTAGGGTAAGTCTATTTTTCGATTTCAGAAGTTTTCTGATAACTTATTCTGCCCTGCAGAATTGTCATTTCCACTTCGTAGTCGTCGTTGAGCACAACCAGGTCGGCGTCTTTTCCTGCGGCAAGAATTCCTTTTTGGTTTTCAATATTAAGCACCTTGGCACCGTTTAGTGAAGCCATTCTGATAGCCTCAGTAATTTTAGCTCCTGCGTGCTGTATCATATTTTTTACCGCCTTGTTTAAGGTAAGTGAGCTTCCTGCAATTGTGCCGTTATCCAGCATTGCCTTTCCGCCCTTGATGCGTACCTTCTGGTCTGCAAATTCAAATTCCTCGCCCTCGTGCATTCCGCCCGGCTTGATTGAATCTGTTATAAGTATAATTCCGCCGGGCTTTTTCACCTTGAGCAGAAATTCCATAACTGCCGGATGAACGTGGTAAGTATCTGCAATAAGTTCTATTTTCAGCTCGTCCCTTAAAAGCGCTGCCAGTGCAACGCCGGGCTGCCTGTGGTGAATAGGCTTCATGGCGTTGAACATGTGTGTTACGTGTGCCGCGCCGTTATCTATTGCAAGCTCAATTTCAGCATAATTCGACATCGAATGCCCTATTGAAAGAACTACGCCGTCGTTTGCAGCTGCTCTCATTACATCAATTGCACCGGGCAGTTCAGGAGCAATTGTCATCAGCTTTATAAGCCCGCGCGAAGCGCCCCACATCTTCTTCCACGATTCAACCGTGGGTTCCCATAGATAAGTCTCATTCATTGCACCCTTGAATTCCTTGTTCAGGTAAGGGCCTTCCATGTGAATGCCTTTGATGTTTGACTCGGGGTGGCTGAAAATATAATCGGCCAGGTTCCTGATGTTCTCAAGTAATTCCTTTTCCGGCTTGGCATAAAGTGAAGCCATCATCGTTGTGGATCCGTTCCTTAAGAAGTAATCACTTATTGTCTGAAAATCTTCAAAGGATCCGTCCGTAAAACCGTGTCCCACGCCGCCATGGACCAGAAGGTCAACAAACCCCGGAGATACAATCTTACCGCTGATATCAATTACTTCACTGTCATTCGGAATATGAACGTCATTCATCTTGCCAAGTTCATATATTTTATTGCCGTCAATAACAACGGCACCCTTCTCAATAATTCTAAAAGGTGTGACTATTTTACCGCCAACTAGTACTAAGCTCATGTTAAACCATATAAATTAAATTAAACATACCTTGTATTTACAATATTTTTGAGTTCTGCCGTAGCAGATGGTATATCCCCGCTTTTGAATATAGCAGAGCCTACCACAAAAACGTCTGCCCCGGCATCTGAAATTTTCTGAATGTTTTCTGAAGAAATGCCTCCGTCTACCTCAATTAAAAAGTTCGCGTTCATCTCTTCACGCAGCCTTACTGTTTCCCTGATCTTGCGCAGTGAGGATTCAATAAAACTCTGCCCCCCGAAACCCGGGTTTACAGACATGATTAAAACCATATCCACAAATTCCGCAATCTCCCTTAAAGTTGAGACCGGTGTGGACGGGTTAATTGAAACCCCGGCCCTTGCGCCCAGGCCCTTAATGTGCTGAATGGTACGGTTTAAGTGCACTACCGCTTCCTGGTGGACTGTTACAATATCGGCGCCGCTTTTAAGAAAGTCCTCAATGTAAAGATCCGGGTTTTCAATCATAAGATGCACATCCAATGGCAGCTTTGTGATCTTTTTTGCCGTCTTTACAATAAAAGGCCCGAAAGATATATTAGGCACAAAATGCCCGTCCATAATATCGCAATGCACCCAGTCTGCCCCGCCTCTTTCTGCCAGGGCTACTTCATCGGCAAGCCGCGAAAAATCCGCATTGAGTATTGATGGCGAGATCAGTTTCATTTTGCACTTTCTCCTTCCTCAGGCGTTGAAACGTTCTTAGTCACAAACAGGTCAACTGTTGCGCCTTCCTGCACCGTGGCGTCCTTGCTCGGATACTGGTCGATAACCGTATTAGGCAGAAGCGAGAACGAGGGCTGATAATTTACTTTGCCCAGCGTCAGCTTGTTTTCCTTTAATATCTCCTCGGCCTCTGATAACGACTTTCCAAGCAGGTCCGGAATCGTAACCCCTGCCGTCTGCTGGCCCGCACTTAAGGTAATGTTGATTCTTGAACCTTTCTGAACCTCTGTGCCTTCATAATACTGCTGGTCAATTATAATGCCTCTTGGCGACTGCGACTGAACCATCGTGGTATCACCCAGTGAAAGCTCAATCCTTTCAAGAGCCAGTTTGGCATCTCTTAAATTCCTCCCCTTCAGTGAGGGTACCTTAACCAGAGGAACTCCGCTTGAGATAAAAAGGAAGACCCTTCTTCCCTCTTTTACAGTGGCGCCTGCCGCCGGCTTCTGGAATATTACAGCCCCCTTGGGGAATTTTTCATTGTATCTTTCTCCGCCTACTACGGCTTCAAGATCTGAATCAGAAAGTAAACTTTCGGCCTGTTTTTCATCCATACCTACAACTTTCGGTATTACAACTTCACGGCCTGAAACGTACCAGGGCATGATAATCATATTAAAAAGAATGATCAGCACTGCAAGGCTGCCAAGACCAATAAGAAACCATTTTACGAGTCTATTTTCAAAAATATTTTTCATTATAATAAAAATATGAAAAGCTTAAGTTTTTAACAATATAACGAATCCTTTAACGGCCTTCTAAGCAAAATTAAGCTGCTTTTGGCCTGGATTTTATCACTAAATTATAAACAAACATCAGAACCGCGGCTAAAACACCGATGCCAAAGAGAACCAGGAATATAGTGGACGGTGAATTTGCGTCCTTTGCAAACGACTTATAAAGCCATCCGCCCAGTGTGCCCCCGAAAGCCCAGCCTATTGCAATCGGCAGAAATGCATATCCCTGGAAAAGTGCCGCCTGACCCTTTGGAGCCAGATCCGCTATGTACTCATAATACCTCGGAGCCTGCGTCATCTCGCCGATTGCAAAGATAATCAAGCCTGCAATTATTACAGGTATGCTGGGATTCATCATTATTATAAGCCAGCAGAGGGCCGCTATGCCGAAACCGGTTATAATTGCTGTAACAGGCGGCATCTTCTTTGTAAACCAGTTCACAATAAGCTGTAGGAATATAATTCCCCATGCGCCTACCGACGAAATGATCTCAAAAGGCGCATCCTTTGAAATAAAGTCTGTTATGTAAAAAGGTATAATAATGTATATCTGCCAGTACATCAGCCAGTAAAGCGAGAAAATGAGCAGAAATATTATAAACCTGAAGTTTTTAAGCACCAGGAACAGGTTTTTTACTACTTCACCCAGACTCACGTTGCCTTCTTTTGCCGCCGGCGGTTCTTTGTAGAAAATAAGCGTGCTTATAAGCATTAAAGCGCAGCTGACTGAAGAAACCACGTAAACGAACTGTATGCCTACGGAATTACGCACGAAAAATGCAATAAAAGGACCAACGGCCCCGCCAATGTTAACTAGAGTGTAATAGAGCGCGTAACCTAAAGATTTTGTCTCGGCAGAGGACGATAGAGCCACTGTCCCTAAAACGCTGGGTTTTATAAAGGATCCCCCGATTGCCGTAAATATGAGTATTATAGAAAGCAGCAGGAAAAGACTATCGTGGGGGAATAAGGATGAAAAAGCAGCCATCCCCGTTGCCCCTATCATAAAATATCCCATCGCTAAAACGAGGAATGCAAAGGAAAAGGCCTTCCTGAAGCCGAACTTGTCCGCCAGGGCGCCTGCAAAAATGGGCAGAAAGTAGATAAGCCCGTTAAAAATAGAAGCCAGCCTGCCCGTATCAATTTCACTGAATTTAAGATGGTCTCTTAAGAAAATGCTCAGAATGGCCGTCTGCCCGTAATAAGCTATCCTTTCGAAGAGTTCCATTATATTTGCTACCCAGAATGAAGGCAGGAATCCTGACTTTACTTTTTGAATGTTTTCAGCGATACCCAAGGCGGCTCCTATAGTTAATTTATGTATAAGTTCTTCTTTTAATTAACGTAAATTTGCTGTATAAACTTATATTTGTTACAGTCTGACTATGAATCGGGCAGGTAACGTGCAAATATATCAAATTTGCCGCAAATATGTAACCGCCAAAAGCCTTTTAGAAGGAAAATGTCCAATCCGCGTCAGCGGAAAAATGTTTGTAGAATTAAAAAGAGCCTCGGAGAGGCGACTTGCCTGTAGAAAAAGAATGGCTCCCCACCCCTCTTCAGAGCCTCGGAGAGGCGACTTGAAAAAGGGAATTGCTCCGTGTATACCCGTCAGACAAGTCACCCTTCCAGGGTTCTAAAATTCTTTTGGGACATGTTCTTTTCTGCAG
Proteins encoded in this window:
- a CDS encoding PASTA domain-containing protein, with the translated sequence MKNIFENRLVKWFLIGLGSLAVLIILFNMIIMPWYVSGREVVIPKVVGMDEKQAESLLSDSDLEAVVGGERYNEKFPKGAVIFQKPAAGATVKEGRRVFLFISSGVPLVKVPSLKGRNLRDAKLALERIELSLGDTTMVQSQSPRGIIIDQQYYEGTEVQKGSRINITLSAGQQTAGVTIPDLLGKSLSEAEEILKENKLTLGKVNYQPSFSLLPNTVIDQYPSKDATVQEGATVDLFVTKNVSTPEEGESAK
- the nagA gene encoding N-acetylglucosamine-6-phosphate deacetylase; amino-acid sequence: MSLVLVGGKIVTPFRIIEKGAVVIDGNKIYELGKMNDVHIPNDSEVIDISGKIVSPGFVDLLVHGGVGHGFTDGSFEDFQTISDYFLRNGSTTMMASLYAKPEKELLENIRNLADYIFSHPESNIKGIHMEGPYLNKEFKGAMNETYLWEPTVESWKKMWGASRGLIKLMTIAPELPGAIDVMRAAANDGVVLSIGHSMSNYAEIELAIDNGAAHVTHMFNAMKPIHHRQPGVALAALLRDELKIELIADTYHVHPAVMEFLLKVKKPGGIILITDSIKPGGMHEGEEFEFADQKVRIKGGKAMLDNGTIAGSSLTLNKAVKNMIQHAGAKITEAIRMASLNGAKVLNIENQKGILAAGKDADLVVLNDDYEVEMTILQGRISYQKTSEIEK
- a CDS encoding peptide MFS transporter, encoding MAENIQKVKSGFLPSFWVANIMELFERIAYYGQTAILSIFLRDHLKFSEIDTGRLASIFNGLIYFLPIFAGALADKFGFRKAFSFAFLVLAMGYFMIGATGMAAFSSLFPHDSLFLLLSIILIFTAIGGSFIKPSVLGTVALSSSAETKSLGYALYYTLVNIGGAVGPFIAFFVRNSVGIQFVYVVSSVSCALMLISTLIFYKEPPAAKEGNVSLGEVVKNLFLVLKNFRFIIFLLIFSLYWLMYWQIYIIIPFYITDFISKDAPFEIISSVGAWGIIFLQLIVNWFTKKMPPVTAIITGFGIAALCWLIIMMNPSIPVIIAGLIIFAIGEMTQAPRYYEYIADLAPKGQAALFQGYAFLPIAIGWAFGGTLGGWLYKSFAKDANSPSTIFLVLFGIGVLAAVLMFVYNLVIKSRPKAA
- a CDS encoding TIGR00159 family protein; amino-acid sequence: MFDLFKIGFVPVTLLDAVDILIVSFIIYKVYNIIKGTIAAQIFIGLIIVLLLSITAQAANLKALGYLLKLVSDTWVIAFIILFQPEIRRLLLLIGRNPFIKVFIRSDEKTIAHMLTDAVFELSQLQHGALIVVIKSTGIKTFVESGEILNAKVNKNLIKSIFYPRSPLHDGAIIIKNDIIEAARCTLPLSSVTSIDGQSLGMRHRAGLGITEQADVLSIIVSEETGSISLAEDGKLKRGLSKEALREKLSFALKGQKSKGARKSLKH
- a CDS encoding glycosyltransferase family 2 protein — translated: MTCAVIPFYNERNTIREIIERTLPYVDKIILVDDGSTDGTADMVEESERVLLIRNKVNSGKGYAVNMGFFKSIELGSRVTVTLDADLQHDPGCIPDFLSQTESYDIVIGNRLGDLSTMPKHRILSNLLTSFFLSKKTGVKILDSQSGFRAYRTEVLHKIIPGYKGFEAESEILVNASRENCTIGFVDIPTIYAGEKSKMRALQAISGFIKVLFM
- the folP gene encoding dihydropteroate synthase — protein: MNTQLINISFPDIFRRYSSKYNIYRDLYEQGQLGLELRGVNASLLERIQKMTFERNEICYKKLSDKGDSGDLLLTGSIGTFREIARDTISFGNEDLGHKITSLIKNYLAYDHSDYKICDKTIPASESLVMGILNVTPDSFSDGGRYFEPENAIKHAKEMITDGVDIIDIGGESTRPGSESVSGEEELRRVIPVIEKILDFAPGTVISVDTTKMNVAREALKRGAKIINDISGLTFEPEIAHAVKEFDASLVVMHIKGLPRDMQLKPFYEDVTSEVYDFISSRVTFARKAGVKNIIIDPGIGFGKRVEDNYELLRRLDEFKGMGLPILIGVSRKAFLGKTMGGLEPLERDTASVITEALSIRNGARIIRTHNVKNAVQAKKILKCLSNPEDIKLNV
- a CDS encoding ribulose-phosphate 3-epimerase, encoding MKLISPSILNADFSRLADEVALAERGGADWVHCDIMDGHFVPNISFGPFIVKTAKKITKLPLDVHLMIENPDLYIEDFLKSGADIVTVHQEAVVHLNRTIQHIKGLGARAGVSINPSTPVSTLREIAEFVDMVLIMSVNPGFGGQSFIESSLRKIRETVRLREEMNANFLIEVDGGISSENIQKISDAGADVFVVGSAIFKSGDIPSATAELKNIVNTRYV